One Acidobacteriota bacterium genomic region harbors:
- the ilvB gene encoding biosynthetic-type acetolactate synthase large subunit, translated as MKMRGAQILLESLRCENVKHVFGYPGGAVLHIYDELNKHEQELGIKHYLVRHEQGALFAAAGYAQATGQVGVALVTSGPGGTNAVTGIANAFMDSIPMVVFTGQVPTHLIGNDAFQEADLTGITRSCTKHNYLVKKVEDLAPTIKEAFHVAANGRPGPVLIDMPKDMTAQEIEFSYPETIQLRSYNPQVQPSQKQVRKAVEAMLKAERPVLYLGGGAVAAGAYEEVRRLAERLNLPTTCTLMGLGAFPASHPLSLGMLGMHGGYWTNMAVNNCDLLISIGARFDDRVTGKISEFASGAKFIHVDIDPSCISKNVPCDYPVVGDARAATKAFLAEVEEQLAGGAKLASKDSWHAQIAAWRKQHPFWFKEEGDVIKPQFVIHELHRITKGQAIVSSDVGQHQMWTAQLYGFDSPRQWLNSGGLGAMGYGFPSAMGPAVAYPDKLCVAVVGDGGFQMSMNELATVKQYNIPVKILIINNGYLGMVRQWQEQFYEHRYAHVNLEVSPDFVKLAEAYGVPALRATKASEVAHTLEKGLNIPGPVLIEMKVAREENVFPIVPAGAALKDMILA; from the coding sequence ATGAAAATGCGTGGCGCACAAATTCTGCTTGAATCGTTGCGATGCGAAAACGTGAAGCATGTGTTCGGCTATCCGGGCGGCGCAGTGCTGCACATCTATGACGAACTCAACAAGCACGAGCAGGAACTCGGCATCAAACATTATCTGGTACGGCACGAACAGGGCGCGTTGTTTGCCGCCGCCGGTTACGCCCAAGCGACTGGCCAGGTAGGCGTAGCGCTCGTCACTTCCGGCCCTGGCGGCACCAATGCCGTCACGGGCATCGCCAATGCGTTCATGGATTCGATCCCAATGGTTGTTTTCACTGGCCAAGTGCCGACGCATTTGATCGGCAACGACGCTTTTCAGGAAGCCGATTTGACGGGCATCACGCGTTCATGCACGAAGCACAATTACCTGGTCAAAAAAGTCGAAGACCTGGCGCCGACGATCAAAGAGGCCTTTCACGTTGCGGCCAACGGGCGGCCCGGCCCGGTACTGATTGACATGCCCAAGGACATGACCGCGCAAGAGATCGAGTTCAGCTACCCCGAAACGATTCAACTGCGCAGCTACAACCCGCAAGTTCAACCCAGTCAAAAACAAGTCCGCAAAGCTGTCGAAGCCATGCTCAAAGCCGAACGCCCGGTGCTGTATCTGGGTGGCGGCGCAGTTGCGGCAGGTGCGTATGAAGAAGTACGCCGGTTGGCTGAACGGCTGAACCTACCGACGACCTGCACGCTGATGGGCCTAGGCGCGTTCCCGGCCAGCCATCCACTGAGTTTGGGGATGCTGGGCATGCACGGTGGTTACTGGACGAACATGGCCGTGAACAATTGTGATCTGTTGATCTCGATTGGCGCGCGTTTCGACGACCGTGTGACCGGCAAGATTAGCGAGTTCGCCAGCGGTGCCAAGTTCATCCACGTAGACATTGACCCATCCTGCATCAGCAAGAATGTGCCTTGTGATTATCCGGTCGTAGGCGATGCCCGCGCCGCGACTAAAGCCTTCCTGGCCGAGGTCGAAGAGCAATTGGCAGGTGGCGCAAAACTGGCCTCGAAGGATTCCTGGCACGCCCAGATCGCCGCATGGCGCAAACAACATCCATTCTGGTTCAAAGAAGAAGGTGATGTCATCAAGCCGCAATTTGTCATCCACGAATTGCATCGCATCACCAAGGGCCAAGCCATCGTCTCTTCTGACGTGGGCCAGCACCAGATGTGGACGGCGCAACTTTACGGCTTCGATTCGCCGCGTCAGTGGCTGAATTCCGGCGGCTTGGGCGCGATGGGTTATGGCTTCCCCTCGGCAATGGGCCCGGCGGTGGCTTACCCCGACAAACTTTGTGTCGCGGTCGTGGGCGATGGCGGCTTCCAGATGTCTATGAACGAATTGGCGACGGTCAAGCAGTACAACATCCCGGTCAAGATTCTGATCATCAATAATGGCTATTTGGGTATGGTGCGCCAGTGGCAAGAGCAGTTCTATGAACACCGCTATGCGCACGTCAATCTGGAAGTCTCGCCCGATTTCGTCAAACTGGCCGAAGCTTATGGCGTGCCCGCTCTGCGCGCGACCAAGGCCAGCGAGGTCGCTCATACACTCGAAAAAGGCTTGAACATCCCCGGCCCGGTGTTGATCGAGATGAAGGTGGCGCGCGAGGAAAACGTGTTTCCGATTGTGCCGGCAGGCGCGGCGTTGAAGGACATGATCTTAGCTTAA
- the ilvN gene encoding acetolactate synthase small subunit → MRHTISILLENEYGMLSRVAGLFSARGYQIDTLSVAPTLEDGVSRLTLTTHGNDHVIEQIVEQTRKMVRILDVVDMTANPHVEREMVMLTVSAHQGEERQEVLSLVEIFRARVVDVSNDTFIVELTGNAEKVNAFIELLRPIGVHDMVRTGTVALTRVAYIKAQKLKDDDEEFSELSLNEKV, encoded by the coding sequence ATGCGACATACAATTTCTATTCTGCTTGAAAATGAATACGGCATGCTCTCGCGCGTGGCTGGTCTCTTCAGTGCACGCGGCTACCAGATTGACACGCTCAGTGTCGCCCCGACGTTGGAGGATGGGGTCTCGCGCTTGACGCTGACGACGCACGGCAACGACCACGTCATCGAACAGATCGTCGAACAGACGCGCAAGATGGTGCGCATCCTCGATGTCGTAGACATGACCGCCAACCCGCACGTCGAACGCGAGATGGTCATGCTCACGGTCAGCGCGCATCAGGGCGAAGAACGGCAAGAAGTCTTAAGCCTCGTCGAAATCTTCCGCGCCCGCGTGGTGGATGTCTCGAACGATACGTTTATCGTCGAGTTGACCGGCAATGCCGAAAAGGTCAACGCCTTTATTGAACTGCTGCGGCCCATCGGCGTTCACGACATGGTCCGCACCGGCACCGTCGCGCTGACGCGCGTCGCCTACATCAAAGCGCAAAAACTGAAAGACGATGACGAAGAGTTTTCGGAATTGTCGCTGAACGAAAAAGTCTAA
- the ilvC gene encoding ketol-acid reductoisomerase, whose product MNIYYDKDADPNALKGKRIAIIGYGSQGFGHSNNLKDSGADVIVGLRADSPSVAKAQSAGLEVLPVADAAERADIIMLLTPDELTPGIYKRDIEPHLKAGKYLAVAHGFSIHFKKIVPPADVNVFMVAPKGPGHLVRREYEKGGGVPCLIAVAQDPSGDSKQVALAYASAIGGARAGVIETTFKEETETDLFGEQSVLCGGVTALIQAGFETLVEAGYAPEMAYFECLHEMKLIVDLMYEGGISTMRYSISNTAEYGDLTRGKRVIGPEVKERMKEILGEIQSGQFADEWMAEAESGKPNFTRLVEAEKKHQIEDVGAKLRGLMPWLASNKIVDKAKN is encoded by the coding sequence ATGAACATTTATTACGACAAAGACGCTGACCCGAACGCCCTCAAAGGCAAACGCATCGCCATCATCGGCTACGGCTCGCAAGGCTTCGGGCACTCAAACAATCTGAAAGATAGCGGCGCGGATGTGATCGTTGGCTTACGCGCGGACAGCCCCTCGGTGGCGAAAGCCCAAAGCGCGGGCCTTGAAGTCCTGCCTGTCGCCGATGCCGCCGAACGCGCGGACATCATCATGCTGCTCACGCCCGACGAATTGACGCCCGGCATTTATAAACGCGACATCGAACCGCATTTGAAAGCGGGCAAGTACCTGGCTGTCGCGCACGGTTTCTCGATTCACTTCAAAAAGATTGTGCCGCCCGCTGACGTCAATGTCTTCATGGTTGCGCCCAAAGGCCCCGGCCACCTGGTGCGGCGCGAATATGAAAAGGGCGGCGGCGTACCTTGTTTGATCGCGGTTGCCCAGGACCCCAGTGGCGATTCCAAGCAGGTGGCGCTCGCGTATGCCAGTGCCATCGGCGGCGCGCGCGCGGGCGTGATCGAAACGACCTTCAAAGAAGAAACTGAAACTGATCTGTTTGGCGAACAGTCCGTGCTGTGCGGCGGCGTGACGGCGTTGATTCAAGCCGGTTTTGAAACGCTGGTTGAAGCGGGCTACGCGCCCGAAATGGCCTATTTTGAATGCCTGCACGAGATGAAGCTGATCGTTGACCTGATGTATGAAGGCGGCATTTCGACGATGCGCTATTCGATCTCGAACACGGCTGAATACGGCGATCTGACGCGCGGCAAACGCGTCATTGGCCCGGAAGTCAAAGAGCGCATGAAGGAAATTCTCGGCGAGATTCAATCCGGCCAATTCGCTGACGAATGGATGGCTGAGGCCGAATCCGGCAAGCCCAATTTCACGCGGCTGGTCGAAGCTGAGAAGAAACACCAGATCGAAGACGTTGGCGCCAAGCTGCGCGGTTTAATGCCGTGGCTGGCGTCGAACAAGATCGTAGACAAAGCCAAGAACTGA
- a CDS encoding class I SAM-dependent methyltransferase → MHSTAQAQHNESIVDQFTRQAVPFSRIAAQSEELLLEMSGVTGADTVLDLACGPGIVACAFATRAKHVTGIDLTPAMIEQAQKRQREQQLDNLTWQVGDVLPLPFADASFSTVVTRYSFHHFLNPQAVYAEMLRVCQPGGTVMVVDAAPPPEKQNAYNHVEKLRDPSHTRALNEAEFLQMAATLGLQEIKTAHYYFEVDLELALKGSFPNPGDDEKIRQLFRADVGQDRLGLNAQFSGADFHFAYPVLILVGKKAT, encoded by the coding sequence ATGCACTCCACCGCGCAAGCGCAACACAACGAGTCCATCGTAGATCAATTCACCCGGCAGGCCGTTCCCTTTTCCCGCATTGCCGCGCAATCCGAAGAACTGCTGTTGGAAATGTCTGGCGTGACGGGCGCAGACACCGTGCTCGACCTCGCGTGTGGCCCCGGCATCGTCGCCTGCGCTTTTGCTACTCGCGCCAAACACGTCACCGGCATTGACCTGACGCCCGCGATGATCGAACAGGCGCAGAAACGCCAGCGCGAACAGCAACTCGACAACCTGACCTGGCAAGTTGGCGATGTCTTGCCACTGCCGTTTGCCGACGCCTCCTTTTCGACTGTCGTCACGCGCTATTCGTTCCATCACTTCCTGAATCCCCAAGCCGTTTACGCCGAGATGCTGCGCGTTTGCCAGCCGGGCGGCACCGTAATGGTCGTGGACGCCGCGCCGCCGCCGGAAAAGCAGAACGCTTACAACCACGTCGAAAAGCTGCGCGACCCATCGCACACGCGAGCGCTGAATGAAGCAGAGTTTTTGCAGATGGCTGCGACGCTTGGGCTGCAAGAAATTAAAACTGCGCATTACTATTTCGAGGTGGATTTGGAATTGGCGTTGAAAGGTTCGTTCCCCAACCCCGGCGATGACGAAAAGATTCGCCAGCTTTTCCGCGCTGATGTCGGCCAAGATCGCTTGGGATTGAACGCACAGTTCAGCGGCGCTGATTTTCATTTTGCCTACCCAGTGCTTATACTGGTTGGGAAGAAAGCCACCTGA
- a CDS encoding aspartyl protease family protein, with product MGQVKTQITITNRLDEGMAERGVLPADQVRRITLDNVLADTGATHLCLPAEIIQQLGLSPLKQVLTSTAAGYQKTTVYQDAKVSIQGREGIFQCVELPGGEHPLLGVIPMEDLGLELDLQKQQMRLLPMEPGNTYVMIYANRLTHEPPAEER from the coding sequence ATGGGACAAGTTAAAACGCAAATTACGATTACTAACCGTTTAGACGAAGGTATGGCTGAGCGCGGTGTGCTGCCTGCCGATCAAGTCCGCCGCATCACGCTCGACAACGTGCTGGCGGATACGGGGGCGACGCATCTATGCTTGCCCGCAGAAATCATCCAGCAGCTTGGCTTGTCTCCGTTGAAACAGGTTTTGACTTCAACAGCGGCTGGCTATCAAAAGACGACCGTGTACCAGGATGCGAAAGTTTCTATCCAAGGGCGTGAAGGAATCTTTCAATGTGTCGAGCTACCAGGCGGCGAACATCCGTTGCTTGGTGTCATCCCGATGGAAGATCTCGGCCTTGAACTGGATTTACAGAAACAGCAAATGCGCTTATTGCCGATGGAGCCTGGCAACACTTACGTGATGATCTATGCCAACCGGCTAACGCACGAACCACCAGCAGAGGAAAGGTGA
- a CDS encoding citramalate synthase, whose translation MKDNWVEIYDTTLRDGAQGEGLAYTVEDKIKIARVLDELGVTYIEGGWPGANPKDVEFFERAKSLGLNSALFAAFGSTRRANGHASDDTVVQGLLAAQTPIVTIFGKSWDFHVDIALKTTLEENLRMIADTVSHLKACGRRVFYDAEHFFDGFRANAEYALDTLVSAAKAGAETIILCDTNGGTLPERIAEVVALVKARLPQVRIGIHCHNDSELAVANSLAAVEAGATHVQGVMNGYGERCGNANLCSVIPNLELKMNRRTLPDGKLKLLTHTSRYINEVANLVPNERAAFVGRSAFAHKGGIHVSAVMKAKETYEHIHPEDVGNETRVLVSDQSGVSNIRFKADGLSEEFNKNPEAARRLLSELKKLEHEGYSFEEADASFHLRALSALGKRHRYFEPIEYRIWVSSSGSPEAVVRMQIGDNQEHSASLGDGPVHALDQALRKALLPHYPAIESFHLIDYKVRILDGENATAARTRVHIETSNGEKSWNTVGVAENIIAASWEALVESFEFGLQQNG comes from the coding sequence ATGAAAGACAACTGGGTAGAAATTTACGACACGACACTGCGCGATGGCGCGCAAGGCGAAGGGCTGGCCTACACCGTTGAAGACAAGATCAAGATCGCGCGCGTGCTCGACGAACTCGGCGTCACCTACATCGAAGGCGGCTGGCCCGGCGCCAACCCCAAAGATGTAGAGTTTTTTGAACGCGCCAAATCGCTCGGCTTGAACAGCGCCCTGTTCGCTGCCTTTGGCAGCACGCGCCGCGCTAACGGTCACGCCAGCGATGACACCGTCGTGCAAGGTTTGCTGGCCGCGCAAACGCCCATCGTCACCATCTTCGGCAAGTCGTGGGACTTTCACGTAGACATTGCGCTCAAAACGACGCTCGAAGAAAACCTGCGCATGATTGCCGACACCGTCAGCCATCTGAAAGCCTGCGGACGCCGCGTGTTTTATGACGCCGAACATTTCTTTGACGGCTTCCGCGCTAATGCCGAATACGCGCTCGACACGCTGGTCAGCGCCGCCAAGGCCGGAGCCGAAACGATCATCTTGTGCGACACCAATGGCGGCACGCTGCCCGAACGCATTGCCGAAGTCGTGGCGCTGGTCAAAGCCCGCCTGCCGCAAGTGCGCATCGGCATCCATTGCCACAACGACAGCGAACTGGCCGTCGCCAATTCACTCGCCGCCGTCGAAGCGGGCGCAACGCACGTGCAAGGCGTGATGAACGGCTACGGCGAACGCTGCGGTAACGCCAATCTCTGCTCGGTGATCCCCAATCTCGAACTCAAAATGAATCGCCGCACGCTGCCCGATGGCAAGCTCAAGCTGTTGACGCACACCAGCCGCTATATCAACGAAGTCGCCAACCTCGTTCCCAATGAGCGCGCCGCTTTCGTAGGCCGCTCGGCCTTCGCGCACAAAGGCGGCATCCACGTTTCGGCGGTGATGAAAGCCAAAGAAACCTACGAACACATTCACCCCGAAGACGTCGGCAATGAAACCCGCGTGCTGGTCAGTGACCAATCCGGCGTCAGCAACATTCGCTTCAAAGCCGATGGCCTCAGCGAAGAGTTCAACAAGAACCCTGAAGCCGCGCGCCGCCTGCTCAGCGAACTCAAAAAGCTCGAGCACGAAGGCTATTCGTTTGAAGAGGCCGATGCTTCGTTCCATTTGCGCGCGCTATCCGCCTTGGGTAAACGGCATCGTTACTTTGAACCGATTGAATACCGCATCTGGGTCAGTTCCTCCGGCAGCCCCGAAGCCGTCGTGCGCATGCAAATCGGCGACAATCAGGAGCATTCCGCCAGCCTCGGTGACGGCCCCGTGCACGCGCTTGATCAAGCGCTGCGCAAAGCCCTGTTGCCGCATTACCCGGCCATCGAAAGCTTCCACCTGATTGATTACAAAGTGCGCATCCTCGATGGCGAAAATGCCACCGCCGCCCGCACCCGCGTCCACATCGAAACCAGCAACGGCGAGAAGTCGTGGAATACGGTGGGCGTGGCCGAAAACATCATTGCGGCTTCGTGGGAGGCGTTGGTAGAAAGTTTTGAGTTCGGGTTGCAGCAAAACGGTTAG
- a CDS encoding DNA adenine methylase — MLKKAKALSQIFLDEQFEVERTSAVQLRVRGRRRIVFGWYGGKFSHLDWLLPLLPRCHHYCEPFSGSGAVLLNRESSPVETYNDIDGEVVNFFRMLRERHEELIRVIALTPFSREEYHRAIYGATEDVSDVERARRFYIKARQTRTGLAQTASLGRWANCKDTSRAGMSGVVSRWLGGVEALDEIAQRLLRVQIENRPATDILRLYDGPQTLFYCDPPYLHVTRGDAKAYGFEMDENQHREFAEAANCCVGMVAVSGYDHPLMNEWFKPERWFKTLGSDKTIHSTKDTRQEVLWTNYDPHIQKGLFG, encoded by the coding sequence ATGTTGAAAAAAGCTAAAGCGCTTTCCCAAATCTTTCTGGATGAACAATTTGAAGTAGAGCGAACCAGCGCCGTTCAGTTACGCGTGCGCGGTCGCCGCCGCATCGTGTTCGGTTGGTATGGCGGCAAGTTCTCGCACCTGGATTGGCTGCTGCCATTGTTGCCGCGCTGTCACCATTATTGCGAACCGTTCTCAGGTTCGGGCGCGGTGTTGCTCAATCGGGAGTCATCACCTGTTGAGACTTATAACGACATTGATGGCGAGGTCGTGAATTTCTTTCGCATGCTGCGTGAGCGCCACGAAGAGTTGATCCGCGTCATCGCCCTGACGCCTTTTTCCCGTGAGGAATATCACCGGGCCATTTATGGCGCGACCGAAGACGTTAGCGACGTAGAGCGCGCTCGTCGCTTTTATATCAAAGCGCGCCAAACCCGCACGGGGCTGGCGCAAACTGCCTCGTTGGGGCGTTGGGCGAATTGCAAAGACACTAGCCGCGCCGGAATGTCAGGCGTTGTTTCACGCTGGCTGGGTGGCGTTGAAGCCCTCGACGAAATCGCGCAGCGTTTGTTGCGCGTACAAATCGAAAACCGCCCTGCCACAGACATACTGCGCCTTTATGATGGCCCCCAGACGTTGTTTTATTGCGACCCGCCTTATTTGCACGTGACGCGCGGCGATGCCAAAGCCTATGGTTTCGAGATGGACGAAAACCAGCATCGTGAATTTGCCGAAGCCGCCAATTGCTGCGTTGGCATGGTTGCCGTGTCCGGCTACGACCATCCGCTGATGAACGAATGGTTCAAGCCGGAGCGCTGGTTCAAGACCCTGGGTTCAGACAAAACCATTCACTCGACGAAAGACACACGCCAGGAAGTGCTGTGGACGAATTACGATC